A segment of the Chloracidobacterium sp. genome:
AAACGTTGAAATTGCGAACAAAATTCCCCATGCGATTACGCCAAGCAATATCCATCCGATCACCCATAAGAAAATAGTGATTAAAAGGGCGAAGAACTCTCGCGCGGCCTTTTCCATTTGCAAATTGTATCAGAATAAAAACTTAACTTGATAAAAAATCACTTATGAACACTTAAAAGAGTAGGAGAAAAATCATGCCCGAACCTAAAATCTCAAAATCCCTGCGCAAAAAGATCGCTGACGCATTTGATAACACTGGTGTTGTGTACTGGAATCCCGCGCATTACGGCAGTGTGTTCGATCTCCGAACCGTCACCAATGTTTACGAGAACGGAAAAGAGAGGTCAAAGAGTCTCGTCAAATTGCAATTGAAAGACCAGTTGGAGTTGATCGCCGCCATTCAAAAAGCATACCCGAAGATTATTGGCTTTGAAGAGTGCCTGCAATCAGCCTGGTATGGTGGAAACCTGCCTCCAAGTGGTATCACCCTCGGAGAGATAAGGGAAATGGCAGGTACAACAAAATGACCCAATCTCCCTATGTCAAAAGCAATTACCCAAGAGTTCCCGGTGAATACTATCCCACTATTGACCCGCGCTGTGTGAATGCGCTTCTGGAATGCGTCTCGATCAGGAAGGATTTGGTTATCTTCGATGTGTGCGCTCCGCAAGGCAGCGGAATCATTGACGCGCTTCAAGCGTGTGGTCGGCAAAATGCCTTCTGCAAGCCGGACGCTTTCGAGAAGTTTATAGCGGCGGATTGGGTTGTTACAAATCCACCCTTTACTCGTCCGCTGGTAGATCAGATCATCGAGCGGCAGATCGAGCGGCAGATCGAGCGTATGAGGCATAACGAAATAGGTGGTTTCGCCTGTCTCTTGAGAAGCAACTTCGATCACGCCAAATCCCGCCAGCACATCTTCAAAAACGAGCCGCTGTACAGCGGACAGATCAAGATGTTGTTTCGTCCACTGTGGTTCAAGATCAAGAAAAAGGGACCAATCCACAATTACGTTTGGCACATTTGGAAATATTCGGAAGAACCTCTCTACAAGACTGTTAATTACGCCGATGGAGATTTACATGAGTAAAAAGACTCAAGACCTCGCCGATTTATTCTGTGGTGCCGGCGGCACAAGCACAGGCGTACTTCAAGCCGCCAAAGAACTTGGACTCGATGTCCGCTTGGTGGCAGTCAATCATTGGGAAGTTGCCATTGCCACCCACAGCAAGAATCACCCGAAGGTCGCGCACTACAATTCTGATCTCAAGGATATTGACCCACGCCAGGTCGTGCCGTCCGGCAAACTCCGACTCCTTCTTGCATCGCCAGAGTGTACCCATTTCAGCAACGCACGCGGAGGCGCTCCGATGTCCAAGCAGTCCCGCGCCAGCGTCAAATATGTTTTGCGGTGGGTGTCGGCTCTCGAAGTGCAGGATGTGCTAATCGAGAACGTCCCTGAGTTTGAAGATTGGGGACCACTTCACAGAAAATGCACATGCGGCGCGGGAGAAAGCATCAAGGTCAAACACTCAAAGCCGTGTCAGTATGGACTCCCGATCCAAAACCGCAAGGGCGAATACTTCCATCGTTTCGTGAAGGCGATGGAAAGCAGGGGCTACAACGTCAAGTGGCGTCGGCTCGTCGCCGCGGACTATGGCGATCCGACCACGCGCAAACGGCTTTTCATCATCTGCCGCAAAGGGAAACCTGTCACATTCCCAGAACCGTCACACCATCAGAATGGCGGTGATATGTTTGGCAGATCCTTGCGCTGGAAACCAGCCCGAGAGATTATTGACTGGAAGATCAAAGGCGAGTCCATCTTCAACCGCAAGAAGCCACTGGCTGAAAACACCATGCGCCGCATCTTTGCAGGTCTGGAGAAATACGGTGGAAAATCATTCATGCTGTCTCAGCAGTCTGGTGGAGCGCCCCGCGATCTCGATCAACCAGTTTCGACCATCACCGGCGCGGGCAAGATTCAATTCATCGAACCGTACATTGTCGAATATCACAACGGCAAAGGGTCTGAAAACCGCACCCGATCAGTCGACTCCCCACTTCCGACACTGGACACGTCCAACCGGTTCGGCTTGGCTCAGCCATTTATCATCCAAATGGATCAAGGCGGATCGCTCCACAGTCTGGATAAGCCTATGCCGACAGTCACCAGTGCGGACTCCTTCGCGCTTGCTCAGCCTTTCCTACTCACAACCAACTGGACAGCCACAAACCGCAGTCAGCCGCGCTCGATAGATGATCCCATGCCAACGATCATCGGTCAGGATACTATCGGACTTGTCGAGCCTTATCTGATCGAATATTATGGCAATGGCGGCGCTTATTCGGTAGATGAGCCATTGAAGACTCAAACTGGCAGAGATCGCTTCGGTCTGGTTTCTCCAATCCTTCTTCGTGACCAAGACGGAAAAGTGTACTCGTTGGACATTCGTTTCAGGATGTTGCAGCCGCACGAACTCGCCCGCGCCATGTCATTTCCGAAGTCCTACAAGTTTCAAGGCACGCGGGAGCAGATTGTCAAGCAAATCGGAAATGCCGTTCCGGTCCAGTTATCATATTCCTTGTGTAAGCACCTTTTGAACACTTAACAATTTGGAGAATATCAAAAATGGAAAATGTACTTTACGACCTCGGCTACAACGACTTCAAAAAAGCAGAAGAGCTCCTGCAGGTTACGAAAGCGCTCAATGCGGTAATTGCCGACATACGTTTCATGCCTCACACCCGCAACCCCGAATTTTCACAGAAGCACCTGCAGGAAGTCCTGGGCGCGAGATACGCCCACATCCAAGCGCTCGGAAACAAAAACTACAGAGGCGAAGGTGCGACCGAGTTTGCCGACGTTGAAAAAGGCGTCGCGGAACTTCATGGACTTATGGAAAAGGGGAACGTGATTGTCATGTGCGCATGCTGGAAGCGTTCTGACTGCCACCGCCTGGATGCCGCTGAGGAATATCAAAAGCGGTTTGGCATTACAGTCACACCCATTACAAAGGCAGGCGCACGCAAACTGATTGAAAAATCAAATCCACAAATGACCCTGTTCAGTGGCGAGTGATAAAATGGGAGGATGTTACACATTCTCCCTCGCCCGATCCGCGTTCTCTACTGGTGGTGTCATTTCCACTTTGGTGTATGCCCAGACTGCGGCAAACGATTCTTTATAGGCAAGCATAATAACTGCATCCCATTCTAACTAAACCCGCCCGATCAAGGCGGGTCTTTTATTTCAAATAGCGTCACAAGCCACGTCAAGGGATTAAAAATCGGACAGACACATAACATACAGACTCTTGGGGAAAGACACCTCTCAGCGCGTCCCAAGTGTGAAAAGTTTATCTGTGAACACTTAACGGTTTATGGATAAAATTATTCAACTCAATCCCGATGGTATTTCGATCAAGGGTTGTAAATACATTTACGCCCCCAAAGGACAAGCCGGCGAATATGCGCCACTTGCCGCGAACCCGTACAGAGGCTGTGGTCACAAATGTGCCTACTGCTATGTTCCGCTGGTGACAAGAACATCACGATGGAAATTTGATGAGGGCGCAATCGAACGACCTGGCTTTATGAAAGGTCTTGCAATGGATGCGCTCAAATATGAACAGAAGGGTATTACCGAACAGGTAATGTTATCGTTTACGACCGATCCTTACCATCCGGGGAACACAGAACTCACGCGCTGGACGATCAAAACTTTACAAAAGTGCGGGATGGCTGTTTGCACCCTCACCAAAGGCGGAACCCGCGCCCTGCGCGATATTGATCTATTTCGCCCGCAGCGCGATGCTTTTGCCTCTACGCTGACCAGCCTTGATGACGCATTCACCCAAAAGTGGGAGCGCGGAGCCGCCCTGCCTTCTGATAGAATCGCTGCCCTAAAAGGGTTTCACGAGCGCGGGATTTTCACATGGGTATCCCTCGAGCCGACGATTGATGTACAAGCCAGTTTGGATATCGTCAAAGAAACGCACCGGTTTGTAGACCTCTACAAAGTTGGTCGCGTGAACTATCTCGACATTACCAAAACCACCGACTGGCGCGATTACACCCTGAGGATGATTGACTTGTGCCAATCGTTAGGAGTCAGGCACTACATCAAAAAAGACTTGCAAACGTATCTCCCGGTCGGCTACGAAAATCCATTGCGCACCCCACAACACCACTAACATCGAGGAAAAAATGGGAACACTTGTAGAAGACTTTCTAGCATCTGATGAGTATAGCGAATCCACAAAGGCTTCGTACCGTCGAATATTGGATCAACTGGTGCAGGTTGAAGATCTGGACTCCTGGACAGCATCCGATTTATTATCATTTGTGAAAGACAGAGTCAAAGGGACACCTCAGCAGAATACCCAACAATATGTTGCCCTTTGCGCATGCAGATCATATCTCACTTGGAGATATGGTCAGATTCATCCAGCACGGTCGGCTCGGATCAAGCGCGTTAATCCCAAAAAACAACGGTCGCTAACCATGGATCAGCTTGTGGAATTGTTGGCATCGTTTGACCCTTCGACCGCCATAGGTACGCGGGATCTCGCCATTCTATCTGTTGCCATTGACACGGGACTCCGCCGCGCAGAGCTCGCCAGGCTACAACTGCAGGATGTCAATCTGGATAAGCTAAATTTGCAAGTGATTGTGAAGGGCGGGCAGTGGGGGACGGGAGCATTTTCCCAACAGACTGCCTTTTATATTGCGTCTTGGCTCGAATTTCGCAAACCCGCAAAAGGCGTGGGGACGTTGTTTATAAACCTGCTGAACAACAAAAATAATGGTCAACCACTCACCGGGCATGGAATAAAGATGATATTCCGCAAGTGGAGCAGACGGGTGGGCTTTGAATTTTCTCCGCATGACGCCCGCCGAACCTTCGCCACAATTTCGACTTTGCTCGGTGCGCCATCGAAGACCTTAATGGTGGCTGGACGCTGGTCAAATCTTGAAATGGTTGACCGCTATACCCGAAACATTACCGAAGATGCAATCCGCCAGTACCTACCGATTGCAAATCTGCCAAAGCAGAACCCATAACCCCCGAAAATAGCCTTCCAAAACAAGAAAAATCACGGAGCTGAACCCATAACAGTAGGTTGTGGGTTCGACTCCTGCCTGGGGCGCCAGAGGTTTCTATGGCGCTTGAATCATTTAACGTATTTGGTCAGATTGTTTTCACAAAAGAGGATTTTGTAATTACTGCAATTGCTTACAAAGGCAATCAGTCTATTGAGCGCACATTCAAGTTTCACAACAGATTTGCTAAAGACAATGCAGGAACTACATTGCTGTTTACTGCCCAAATTAAAAAGAGAAAGCCTTACTTTTATCTGACCCGCCGAAGAGCAATAGACTATCACGGAAAAGATGCTGACAGTCTTTTTGTAAACACCTCTGACGTTGAAGATGCGATAGGAAAAACGCTTGAATTTATTCATAAGGCTGATATGAGCGCCATGAATGATCCAGAGCCATTGCGCCCCCCGTCTGCTAAAGGCTCCATTGATGCGTATAAAAACGCAGTGAAAGTCAGTACCGATGAAGGCGAAATTATTGTGGATCTGGATTTGGCAAAGGAGATACTAAAGAAATTACCTGAGGCGATTAAGAAGGCCTCTAATTAAGAAACTTCCGTCCGCAAGTCCTCCGGTTCTCCGTGGGCGTGCGGACGATAAAGTTAGGTTGCGTGAGGTTGTAGGACCAGCGTAGCCGCCGACAGCCTGCTGCGCCTTGTCTCGGACTGATCTCCACAAGTCACAGCGTATGTCGTAAAGACGGCGAGTGTTGCTGCACTCGCCGTCATTTTTTATTTTTATGGCTTTCGACCTTGAATAGTTCACCAGGCGAGATATTCAGCGCCGATGTGATTCGAGAAATAATATCCAGAGTAATGCCTGCATTCTGATTGTGGCAGATACGGATGACAGTAACATAGTTTAACTGCGCATCGCGAGCGAAGCCTTTAATAGTCAATCCCCGTTCCTTCAATATTTCATCAAGCCGAAATTGCACTTTTTTATTCATACTCTGATTATAGCACGCTATACACTAAATTTAACCCTTGACACCAAAAAGCATATACAGTAGACTATACACACGGTACAGCAATACCGAAAACAAATCAAAGGAGATCAGTATGAGCACCGAATACACCACGCAACCCTGCAATAAATGCAAGGCCGAGAAACCGCTCACAGAATACCACCGTCGCGGAACCAGTTATCAACGAATTTGCAAATCCTGCCGCAAGGCACACATAGCAAGCGGGGCAAAAAAGATCATCCGGCTTAATCCCCCCTCACTTTATCCCGAACTTGAAAAACGAATTTGCAGCTTGGAACGCAGGCTGAGAAATAAAGCCGCATCCTATAGCAGAAACCAGATGGAAGCGGACGACATCTACAGTGCAATGATCGAGGAAATTTTGTTCAAATCATCGCCGGAAGACTCTGATGCAAAAATCCTGACCCGTGCCGGCTGGGTCGCAAAGCGATGTCTGCGCCAGTATGCCACATATGCAATGCTGGTTGAAGATGAGTCAAGCATTTCTAACGACGACGGCGACGGTGACACTGAAATCATTGCCTCCCCAACATTCTCGGCCGAAGACGAATTGATTGACCGCGAGAAAAAATACGAACTTGCAAAGCTGGTATCCACATTATCAGAAGAGCACCAGGTTATCGTAAGGAAACTGATGATCGGATACAACCAACATGAAATTGCGATTGAGTTAGGCAAGGCCGACCAGACTATCTCCTACGCGATCAGGGTTATCGCAAACCAACTCGGGTTCAACAATTTCGCAGCCGTGTTGTCCTGAAAATTCATTACAACAAAACCCCGCAAAGTGACTGCGGGGTTTTGTCTTATAATCGCTCAAAGTTAAGGCAGTGCAGTTAGGAGAGATACATGCGCGAGGATCTACACAACGCTCTTGAAAGTGCAATCAAACGAGGTACATTAAATCCTTTAATCGGAAAAGGAATGTTTGAATTTGCAGAAAAGCAGCTATCGGATGCTGAGCGCGTTTTGATCTTGGGAACCTACAACGTAGGTATCATTGGCGGCGGGGAAACTATGAAGATCAAGCCGTTTGACATCAAGAATAAAACTGCCGGCGTTTTGCTTGTCACCACAATGCGAGTAATTCACTGCCAGAAGATATTATTCAGCACAAAAGTAGAGCAAATTCAAATTGAGAAAATAGACAACATGGAGTCAAAAGGCAGTCTGATATTTTCGGTTCTGCGCCTCCAGTCCATGACAAACATCATGGAAATTGACATTCCGAAAAAAGAGTTGGATATTGTGACAAAGGCTATCTCGGAAGCGATCGAGGATAGAAAAAAGCCAGCTTCCCAACCTGCAGGAAAAGACGATGACGCTATTGAGAAAATAAAAGAGCTTGGCAAATTACGAGAAATCGGATTAATTACGGAAGAAGAATTCTCGAAGAAAAAAGAAGAGTTGCTCAATAGGATTTGAGAATACCCGCCCTAACAGGCGGGTATTTTTTTATCTGAATAAGAAAATATTTACACGGGGCTACAAGCCCGTTTTGCAAAAAATCCAATCCAAACCACAGAGCCGCGCTACAGCGCGGCTTTACGCTTACCCACGTAACGCCTAGCAAGGTTTTTAGCGCTCTCCGACTAAATAGTTATGGGTTTGGAAAATACGTTCTATGAACACTTATCAGGATAGGAAACAACCATGATTAACCTGAAAGATATTCAGCCAGATATTGCACGAATTGATATCGAACGAGTCGGCGAAACAACAATCTTCGTTCGCGTCTGGAAGGTTGGATTCAATCCGTCCGATGCCGGGTCACCCGCATTCGAAGACATGCTGGATGGTCAAGCAGAGTCAATGTCTGGACTGTGCTCGATCGTGGAAGCACAAGGTTTTTCGATCACCATGAACGGGTCAAAAAAGGCTCGCGCATTGCGTGGACCTGTTACGCGGATTGATTTTGTCAAACAGGTAGATGGCTGGCATATCAAAAAGTACCCACGTGGATGGCGAGCATCTACCAAGCCAATGTCTGATGTTATCAAGTCAGACGAAGAAATAAATGCCGCAATCGCATGGTGTAGGACAAACGGTTGGTCCATACGTGATTTTCGAGGGGAGATCATACGCGCATGGAAAGGCAATCCCGTTCCGGTTCATACAGCCGAAACGACCAGACGGTTGCGCGAGAAATATCCCAATGACCGCCTTCATAATTTTCTGTTCGATGGATAGGAGGACACGGACAAGATAATTCCCTTCACCCATTTTTTTAACCATTAAATCAACCATTTGAATCAACCATAAGGAAAAAATATGCCAATCTCAATACCATCCTCAGCACAAACAGCCTTTCAGGGCAATATGAACGAAAGCGGAAAGATCGAGCTCCCCTTCCATGCCCCGGCGTTTTACATCATCAACGGCGACGCGAAGCTCGCAGCGCTCAAGAACTTTCAGTATTACGGCGGTTGGGCATGCGGAACCGATAAGGTCAAGGCCGCAGCCGAAAGTTGGGAAAATTGCCCGTTTCCCATTCCGGGTTACGGAACTGACAATTTGCCGCAGACAAACGGTTCCGAAATGGAAGTTGTATCGTCT
Coding sequences within it:
- a CDS encoding helix-turn-helix transcriptional regulator, with translation MNKKVQFRLDEILKERGLTIKGFARDAQLNYVTVIRICHNQNAGITLDIISRITSALNISPGELFKVESHKNKK
- a CDS encoding sigma-70 family RNA polymerase sigma factor, yielding MSTEYTTQPCNKCKAEKPLTEYHRRGTSYQRICKSCRKAHIASGAKKIIRLNPPSLYPELEKRICSLERRLRNKAASYSRNQMEADDIYSAMIEEILFKSSPEDSDAKILTRAGWVAKRCLRQYATYAMLVEDESSISNDDGDGDTEIIASPTFSAEDELIDREKKYELAKLVSTLSEEHQVIVRKLMIGYNQHEIAIELGKADQTISYAIRVIANQLGFNNFAAVLS
- a CDS encoding PH domain-containing protein, which encodes MREDLHNALESAIKRGTLNPLIGKGMFEFAEKQLSDAERVLILGTYNVGIIGGGETMKIKPFDIKNKTAGVLLVTTMRVIHCQKILFSTKVEQIQIEKIDNMESKGSLIFSVLRLQSMTNIMEIDIPKKELDIVTKAISEAIEDRKKPASQPAGKDDDAIEKIKELGKLREIGLITEEEFSKKKEELLNRI
- a CDS encoding site-specific integrase, whose amino-acid sequence is MGTLVEDFLASDEYSESTKASYRRILDQLVQVEDLDSWTASDLLSFVKDRVKGTPQQNTQQYVALCACRSYLTWRYGQIHPARSARIKRVNPKKQRSLTMDQLVELLASFDPSTAIGTRDLAILSVAIDTGLRRAELARLQLQDVNLDKLNLQVIVKGGQWGTGAFSQQTAFYIASWLEFRKPAKGVGTLFINLLNNKNNGQPLTGHGIKMIFRKWSRRVGFEFSPHDARRTFATISTLLGAPSKTLMVAGRWSNLEMVDRYTRNITEDAIRQYLPIANLPKQNP
- a CDS encoding DUF488 domain-containing protein, giving the protein MENVLYDLGYNDFKKAEELLQVTKALNAVIADIRFMPHTRNPEFSQKHLQEVLGARYAHIQALGNKNYRGEGATEFADVEKGVAELHGLMEKGNVIVMCACWKRSDCHRLDAAEEYQKRFGITVTPITKAGARKLIEKSNPQMTLFSGE
- a CDS encoding DNA cytosine methyltransferase — protein: MSKKTQDLADLFCGAGGTSTGVLQAAKELGLDVRLVAVNHWEVAIATHSKNHPKVAHYNSDLKDIDPRQVVPSGKLRLLLASPECTHFSNARGGAPMSKQSRASVKYVLRWVSALEVQDVLIENVPEFEDWGPLHRKCTCGAGESIKVKHSKPCQYGLPIQNRKGEYFHRFVKAMESRGYNVKWRRLVAADYGDPTTRKRLFIICRKGKPVTFPEPSHHQNGGDMFGRSLRWKPAREIIDWKIKGESIFNRKKPLAENTMRRIFAGLEKYGGKSFMLSQQSGGAPRDLDQPVSTITGAGKIQFIEPYIVEYHNGKGSENRTRSVDSPLPTLDTSNRFGLAQPFIIQMDQGGSLHSLDKPMPTVTSADSFALAQPFLLTTNWTATNRSQPRSIDDPMPTIIGQDTIGLVEPYLIEYYGNGGAYSVDEPLKTQTGRDRFGLVSPILLRDQDGKVYSLDIRFRMLQPHELARAMSFPKSYKFQGTREQIVKQIGNAVPVQLSYSLCKHLLNT